ACCGGAAGCAGCTTCCCGGTCATTGTTAGAAATCTCTTTGTCGGCGCCAACAGCAGTCAACGGGCGATCCATCACGATCATTGCCGGCCTGTCAAAGACCATGCGCCGCGCCTCGTCAGCTCCAAGCCGTTGTTCAACAAGCTGACGCGCCTTAGATAGAATCGGTGGCCGACTCTTTGTGTTGTGGCTGTCTGTGGCCAAAATATCGACTCGTCCCTCATCAAGCATGCGCTCGGCGAAATAGCGTGCTGACTTGCCAAAATTCCCCGTCAACGATGCAGCCGTTACCTGCATAAGACACCCGCGCGCATTAATTCTGGCAATCACGTCGAAATGGGAGTGAATCCAGGATAGGCGTTCAGGATGTGTCAATATCGGACAGAACCCGGCCGCAATAAGGCGAACGACAAGTTCCTCCAGTCGAGGCGGAACAACATGATGTGGTGGTTCAAATAGGAAATAGCGTGAATTGTTAAGAGTGGGAATTTGTTTCTCCGAGATCTTTGTGACCAGATCGGGAGCGGCGTGGACGTCGGCGCCTACAATCAAATTCAGCGCGATATTTTCGTGCTTCAGAGCCTCACTCAGTAACTTGACCGCTGTCGTTATCTTATCATGGCCATTGTCATAGAGGCCCGGCACGATGTGCGGCGTGCAGGCCATCACTTGGATTCCGTCATTGACGGCCAAGCGCGCCATGGAAATGGACTCCGCCAAGCTGGCTGACCCGTCGTCTATTCCCGGCAAGATATGTGAGTGCAGATCGATCATAGCCCTCTCCTAGACAGATGAGGGCAATCATCCAAACATTCGCCACCAATCACAGTTCTGCGGATCGGCGCATATAAGTTCCAGCTACGGACTGACAGGAACATCATCGCGGCGGTCTAATACTACATCGCCGAGAATAGCCCCCGCTGCAAGCGTCCCGAAAATCGCCAGCGGAGCTTTTGAACCTAAAACGCCGGCGGGCTGGACAGAGGCATCCGTCACAGCGACGCAAAGAGCGCCATCAACTGGCTGCAGTGTCATCTCCGTCTGAGCGACGAGACTGAGTGCGCAAGTCCCGATTGAGAGGGAAGCCGAGCTTTGCGGGCCAACCGATAACTGATCACCCATTCGAAGAGGTACCCCAGACGCAGCTCTCTGAGGGCCGCCAGAACCGGTCAGCACCACAGTGCCAGAAACGTCCGTGAGTCGGCCAATTGGACCCGCCGCCGGGAGCGCGGCCCCGGGAACCACGCATTCGCAATTGGCACCTTGAGCCATCGCGCCGGAACCTGCCGAGAGAATCATCGTCCCAAAGAGGGCCACACTTCCGACGACACCAAGGAGGTTGGACTGACGCATGATGTTACCTCATTAGAACGGGGATCAAGGACTAACAGGATTGTCGCTTCCGAGCGACAGGATAATAGCCGCCCCTCCTGCCAGAGCCACGCCACCTAGGATCAGGGGCCCGGCCTGGCCGAAGATCGGGGCGCCGGCGTCGCTGACCGCAACACAGATGTTGCCGTTGACCGGCGACATGGTCATTTCTGTCTTGGCGGTCAACCTTTGAGAGCAGCTGCCGACCACGAAGGCCGCCGAACTCGCTGGACCAACCGTCAGCGTATCGCCAAGCCGAAGCGGCGCGCCTGCAACAGCTCGTCCCGGGCCGGCAGGGCCGGACAGCGTTACATTGTTGCCCGAAATATCCACCACCCGCCCCACAGGAGTTCCAGGGGACGACGCCTGCGGCACGAGACAGGTGCAATCGGCGATCTGAGCCTGGGCAAAGCCACCTGTAAACGCGACAGCAAGCGAAAAGATTGCCGCCAGTCCGCCTCTAAAGCAGTAAGTTACCCCAATCATTAGACGCCTTCTTCTATCCCCAACACCTAATATAAGTTTTACCTCATTCGCAGCTGCAGCACAAGCACGCATCCTGCCTTCGAGGTCCATGTTTGCAGAATCGTTAGCAAATCACACGCGGCCGGAAATCGTTCGTTCTTATTTCCGCGCTTTGCCCGAGAGATTTGGGGAGGGTGGAATGTAAGAATTGGGATTCGGTCCGATTCTTAACAAATCCCTCCCCGGGAGAAGGCCCCCAACTGTGCCTCATAGCGGACCTTCCTTTGCGCTCGGATGCGGAGGAACTTCAATTGTCACTGGCAAGGCGGTGCTGGCGTTCATGCCGATTGTCGTTTCAACCAGGAGTGGGAAGAAGATGAACTCATGGCCTGAGATCCCGCCTTAAATTGACATCCCAACTGAGCGCCTGCTCAGGCCGCTGCGAGGTCCTTTGCGGCAATGGTCGCGGCAACCTCGCCATTCATAATCGATAGCAGCACCCGGGCGCGACCTGGCCCATCAAGGCGATCGAGCCTTCCGATCAGGTTGGCGAAGGGGCCCGACACCACCCGCACGGCATCCCCAACGCGCAGCTTCGAACTGAAATCGAGGATGCCGTCTGCGTTTGTCATGTCTATTAGCTGTTCAACCAGACCGGCTGGGCACGGGGCTGGCCTCTCGCCAATCATAACGATCGACCGGACCCCCATGGTACCGTTCACGCTACGCCACCGGTCTCGTGTAAGATCGAGGCGAACAAACATGTAGCCGGGGAAAAAGGAGCCTCGGCGCACGGTCAGCCGGCGCGCGTGACGAACTGTAAAAAGCTGGCGGGCAACGAACGGTTTGAAGCCCTGCCGAAGCAGATTTGCCTCGGCGATGTCCTCGCGACCTGGCTGATGGCTCACAGCAAACCATTGTGCTCCCGCCCTAATGTTCGAAGGTGTAGGGCTCATGAGGCGCACACCATTCGGCCGCCGGCACTTGGAAGTGTCAGCTTGAACATCAAAGCAGGAATAGGGCGATCATGCCCGCGGGACCTCGCCGACCTCCTCTCAGAATCTTGAAAGACTGGTCGCCATGATTGCTCATGTGCAGCCCCCGCATCGCTCGGGCAGCAACGCCCCAGTTGAATCGACGTGTTGCTTTCTTTGAGCAGTATCGAAAAAGCTAACTTAGTCCGTGATTTAGGTAGGAATTCCAGATGGATGGCACGACCTTTGAGATCGCCCCTCGGACTGACATAGCTTGCCAAGCCATAACGGTTTGATCCGCACGGCTCGCAGCATGGGTCACGCCGGACTAAGGCCTGACCCTCCAAGCTTTGTTGCACGCTCATTGTCATATCGCGTCCCCCGACACGGTCCCTCAAGGAAATTGCACGAATGCATAAGCCTGCGCTTCACCCGTTTGGGGTAGTGCCGATACATTCACTCCGAAATATGAACATCGGGTCGTCCTAAAAAATTAGCTATAGCACTAGATTTAGGCAATACAGCTAAGCTTGAAAATTTAGATTCATTGCGCTCACATGGAACCGTGGAGCGGTTCGAACCATTGGCAGTGAAGCCGTTCCAACGCTATTGGGGAAAAGCGGTGCAAGACCAGGAAAGATTTACCGACAAGATCTACGAAGCGGCGCTAATACCAGAACTGTGGCCGAGCGTTCTGGACGAGCTCGCCAAGCTTGCGGGTGGCATCGGAACGATCCTGTTTGCGAGCACAGGAAACTCGACCCGCTGGATCTCCTCTGAAAGCACTCACCAGGTGATGGAGAAATTCGTCGCCGATGGCTGGATGGATCGAAACACGCGCGCCGCCCGCTTGCTGAACTACGATTTCCAAGGTTTCGTGACCGACCTAGACGTCTATACGCGCGAGGAACTCGAGCAAGACCCCGTCTATCGCGAGGCTTTGCGGCCGGTGGGGCTGGGCTGGGGTGCAGCGACTGCGATACCAGCGCCCAGCGGCGAATTGCTCGTGTTCAGCATCGAGCGCAAGTTTTCAGATGGTCCGGTTGAACGTCACCGATTGGCCGCACTGGACGCCGCACGACCGCACTTGGCGCGAGCCGCGCTCCTGTCGTCTCGCTTGGTGTTTGAGCGTGCGAAACTGATCGTGGAAACGTTGAATATGCTTGGTCTTCCTGCGGCCGTTATCGACAGTTCCCGCAGAGTCATCGCTCATAACGACATGTTCCTAACGATGGCGCCGCAGATTCAGATTAGCGCCAGGAATGTCGTATCCGTAACCGATTTGAAAGCCCGTTCCTTGTTCGAAGAAGCGGTCAAGACATTTTCCCTCCGGACTTCGAGCGGATGTTCGCTGCCGCTTTCGGCCATCGATTCGAGTCCGCCTGCAGTTCTTCACGTTCTTCCTCTGCGCGGTGATGCGCGCGACGTATTTTCAGGCGCGACCGGCCTGCTACTGATCAACCCGATCGACACTCGGGCCGTGCCCTCCGTCAAGCTTCTGCAGGGCCTCTTCGATCTGAGCCCTGGAGAAGCCCGTGTCGCCAAAGCCATACTGGCAGGGGGAGGGGTCAAATCCGCCGCGGGGCAACTCGGAATCTCCGATCAGACAGTTAGAACTCATCTAAAGGCAATCTTCGCAAAGACCGGGCAGAATTCCCAGGCTTCATTATTGGCACTGTTAAGTGGTTCGGCGAAATATGAACCGACGCCGGGCAAAATAAGAGACACTAAGTAATTGAACCGCCCCTGGTGGTTCGAAGGCCGTGGCGTTTGCGTCACGCGGCCATGGCCGGTTCATCTAGCGTGGCGTAGGAGCGTTCGCTGGTTTCCGCCGGGGAGATGTTGCGGACTGGCTCCGGTAGCCGGCGATTGTTCAAGCAGTCCAGGGTGGCGAACTCGACGGCCCGAATGAGCGCCATGGTCCGTGTCGGTGGATCACCGCGGCCTTTCTTCTGGCGAGGGTTGATAGCTTTGGCGAGAGCGTTGTCATTGCTGTCACAGACGTCGCCTACTGAAAGTCTAACCCCGGCCTCTCCCGGGGCGGTCGGCCCCGTTTGACCCATTGTCAATTGCTGTGCGGCACCACCTTTTTCGACGGCACGAAGTGAATAGACCTCGACCCACGTGGCCTGCACCGGTCATTTCCCGACGCACCACGCCACGGTGCGACGAGAGCGAAAATGAACTTGAGGTCTGTTCCTGACCCGCCTGACGTCCAGACCGAAGGAGAACAACATGTCGGGCACCAAAATCCTCTGGGGCCAGATCATCGTGGTCGGCCTGATCGTGCTGTCCGCGATTTGGGCCGCCACGCAATGGACAGCTTGGCGGCTCGGTTTCCAGGCCCAGCTTGGCACGCCCTGGTTCGATCTCGCCGGCTGGCCAGTCTATCATCCGCCAGCGTTCTTCCTGTGGTGGTTTTCCTACGACGCCTATGCGCGTTCGATTTTCCACGAGGGCGCTGTCGTTGCCGCATCGGGCGGCTTCGTCAGCATCGCTGTCGCGATCCTGATGTCGGTGCTGCGGGCACGCGAGACCGATGACGTTGAGACCTACGGCTCGGCCCGCTGGGCGACCCCGCTCGAGATAAGGCAGGTCGGCCTTCTCGGACCGGACGGCGTGGTGCTCGGCCGATATGGGCCCGACTATCTCCGGCACAACGGTCCCGAGCATGTGCTGTGCTTCGCGCCGACCAGAAGCGGCAAAGGCGTCGGTCTCGTCATCCCGTCGCTGTTGACCTGGCCCGGTTCGGCGATCGTCCACGACATCAAGGGCGAGAACTGGCAACTCACCGCCGGCCTACGCGCGCGGCACGGCCGCGTTCTGTTGTTCGATCCCACCAATGCCGGCTCCTCGGCCTACAATCCGTTGTTTGAGGTCAGGCGTGGAGAATGGGAGGTGAGAGACGTCCAGAATATCGCCGACATCCTCGTCGACCCGGAAGGGAGCCTGGAACGCCGCAACCACTGGGAAAAGACCTCGCACGCTCTGCTGGTCGGCGTCATTCTCCACGTCCTCTATGCTGAGCGCGATAAGACGCTCGCCGGCGTCGCCAACTTCCTGTCTGATCCAGCCCGCTCGATCGAGGCCACGCTTGCCGCGATGATGAAGACAAAGCATCTGGGCGAGGCGGGGCCGCATCCTGTCGTCGCCTCGGCGGCCCGCGAGCTGATCAACAAATCGGATAATGAGCGATCGGGCGTATTGTCGACCGCCATGAGCTTTTTGGGGCTCTATCGCGACCCCGTCGTGGCGAAGGTGACGTCTCGCTGCGACTGGCGAATTGCCGACATCGTTGGTGGCGAACGACCTGCAACGCTTTATCTCGTCGTACCGCCCTCGGACATAAACCGCACCAAGCCGCTGGTCCGGCTCCTGCTCAACCAGATCGGCCGGCGCCTGACAGAGGATCTTGATGCCAAGACCGAACGGCATCGGCTGCTCTTGATGCTCGACGAGTTTCCGGCGCTCGGCCGCCTCGATTTCTTCGAGTCGGCTCTCGCCTTCATGGCAGGCTACGGGCTGAAGAGCTTTCTCATCGCCCAGAGCCTCAACCAGATCGAAAAGGCCTACGGTCCGAACAACTCGATCCTCGACAACTGCCATGTCCGGGTCTCGTTCGCGACGAACGACGAACGTACCGCAAAGAGGATATCCGATGCGCTCGGCACCGCGACAGAGATGAGGGCAATGAAGAACTACGCCGGGCACAGGCTCGCGCCATGGCTCGGGCATTTGATGATCTCGCGCCAGGAGACAGCGCGACCGCTGCTCACGCCCGGCGAGGTGATGCAGCTGCCGCCAAGCGACGAGATCGTCATGGCAGCCGGCATCCCTCCTATCCGGGCGCGCAAGGCGCGCTACTACGAGGATGCCCGCCTTACTGAACGTATTCTGACGCCTCCAACCATCCAACCTGGGCATAGCGTCGAGGCCGATGACTGGAGCGTTCTCGCGCCGCCACCGCGCCCCGACCTCGTCGCGGGAGACCTTCCATCAACGCTCGCGGCTGATAACGAGGACCTAACGGAGTCGGAGTGGCGCCGGCAGCCTGAACTCAGCAGCAAGATCGCCGCTCAGTCACCCCCGGTCGGCGAGGACGAGTTCGATCCGGAGCGTGACGCCAACGACGAAGCGGCGGTGTTCGCCCGTACTCTCAACCGCGCCATGCAGAAGGTGGCGCGCCAGGCCGACCTCGATCCTAGCGACGGCATGCTGTGAGGCGCGCCATGTCCAGGATCGGCAAGAAGCAGCGCCTCTCAATCTATCTGGATCCACCGGTGATGAAGGCCCTGGTCGAGCACGCCGCACGGCGCAATCTCTCGCGCTCGCTCGTGGCCGAGGCTGCGATTGCCTCCTTCCTGTCGCCCGATGCCGCCGAGCGGGAGGAAGCGGCCATGACCAGGCGGCTCGATCAGATCGACCGGCGCCTCAACCGCCTCGAACGCGATCTCGGCATCTCCGTCGAGACCCTCGCCGTCTTCGTGCGGTTCTGGCTGACGACAACGCCGCAACTCCCCGAGCCCGCGCAGGCCGCCGCCCGGGCACAGTTCGGCAAGCGCTACGATGCTTTCGTGGCTGCGCTCGGGCGGCGGCTCGCGCAGGGTCCAAAACTGCGCAGCGAAATCCCCGAAGACGTTTTTTCCACCTCCGATTAGGCTTCGGACGGCACGGGATGGGCTGGCGCCGCCAGGGCGCTTCCGCCGTTCCCCGGTAATACTGCGCCAGACTACGACGACCCCTTGAGGCTCGTTGCCGCCGGCCCATTCCTGCCTTTTCTACTCATCCCCGATCCAGGGCCGCGCATCGTGCGCGCCCGCAGCGGAGCGGGGACGACGTGGCAGTTTCGTTCAGACCATCGGTGGCGGTCGAACGCGGAACGCGCATGCTGCGCACCGCTCTGGGTCCCGCCGTCGTCCGCTTCCTGGACGACCCCGCGATCGTCGAGGTGATGCTCAACCCCGACGGGCGGCTCTGGATCGACCGACTGGCCGAAGGTCTCGCCGATACGGGCGAACGGCTCGCTCCGGCCGATGGCGAGCGCATCATTCGCCTCGTCGCGCACCATGTCGGCGCCGAGGTCCATGCCGGCGCGCCGCGCGTCTCGGCCGAGCTGCCCGCAACAGGGGAGCGCTTCGAGGGTCTATTGCCGCCCGTCGTGGCCGCCCCGGCCTTCGCGATCCGCAAGCCGGCGGTCGCGGTGTTCACGCTTGCGGACTACGTGGCCGCCGGCATCATGTCCGCCGCCCAGGCCGACGTGCTGCGCCAAGCCGTCGCGGAGCGGCAGAATATCCTCGTCGCCGGCGGCACCTCGACTGGAAAGACGACGCTGACCAATGCGCTTCTGGCTGAGGTCGCCAGGACCGGCGATCGCGTCGTGCTGATCGAGGATACGCGGGAGCTGCAGTGCCCCGCGCCCAATCTCGTGGCGCTGCGGACCAAGGACGGCATCGTCTCCCTCTCCGACCTCGTGCGCTCTTCTTTGCGGCTCAGGCCCGACCGGATACCGATCGGCGAGGTCCGCGGCGCCGAGGCGCTCGACCTGCTCAAGGCATGGTCGACCGGCCATCCCGGCGGCATCGGCACCATCCATGCGGGCACGGCCATCGGCGCACTGCGCCGCCTCGAACAGCTCATCCAGGAAGCCGTGGTCACCGTGCCGCGCGCGCTGATCGCCGAGACCATAGACGTCATTGCCGTGCTCACCGGCCGCGGGTCTGCGCGCCGCCTCTCCGAGCTCGCCCTTGTCACCGGGATCGGCCCGACCGGCGACTACGACCTCTTCCGCGCCATCCCGACCCCCGAACCCACCGGAGCCTCGCAATGACATCGATGACCCTTCGCGCCCGAGCACGCTTTGCGGCAACCGTGCTCGCCACCTCGTTCAGCCTCGCCATGACCCAGACCGTCTATGCCGCCGGTTCTTCTATGCCTTGGGAGGAGCCGCTGCAGCAGATCCTCGAATCCATCGAAGGCCCGGTCGCCAAGATCATCGCGGTGATCATCATCATCGTCACTGGCCTCACGCTTGCTTTTGGCGACACCTCGGGCGGCTTCCGGCGCCTGGTGCAGATCGTTTTCGGTCTGTCGATCGCCTTCGCAGCGTCGAGCTTCTTCCTCTCCTTCTTCAGCTTCGGCGGCGGAGCCATGATCTGATGGAAGACGTCCCCGGATTCACCGCTCCCGTCCATCGCGCGCTGACCGAGCCGATCCTGCTCGGTGGTGCGCCGCGCTCAGTCGCGATCCTCAACGGAACCCTCGCGGCAGCGCTCGGCCTTGGCCTGCGCCTTTGGCTGGTTGGCGTCCTGCTTTGGGCCATCGGGCACCTCGCCGCCGTCTGGGCGGCACGGCGCGATCCGCTCTTCGTCGAGGTCGTGCGCCGGCATCTGCGAATCCCCGCTCATCTCGGCCTGTGAGGTGGAACGATGATGAACCTTGCCGAATACCGCCGCACCGGAGCCCGGCTCGCCGACTATCTCCCCTGGGCCGCGCTCGTCGGCGAAGGCGTCGTCCTCAACAAGGATGGCAGCTTCCAGCGCTCGGCCAGGTTCCGCGGCCCCGATCTCGACAGTTCCGTGCCAGCCGAACTCGTCGGCGTCGCCGGACGCCTCAACAACGCCTTCCGTCGCCTCGGCTCGGGCTGGAGCATCTTCGTCGAGGCGCAGCGCCACGAGGCTGCGACCTATCCGACAAACACGTTCCCCGATGCCGCCTCCGCGCTGGTCGATGCCGAGCGCAAGGCCGATTTCGAGGAAGCCGGTACTCATTTCGAGTCGAGCTATTTCCTGACCATCGTCTATCTGCCGCCGGCCGAGGATTCGACTCGCGCCGAGTCCTGGCTCTACGAGGGCCGCGAGCAGACCGGGGTGAACCCCTGGGAGATCGTGCGCGGCTTCGTCGACCGGACCGATCGGGTGCTGGCGCTGCTCGACGGCTTCATGCCCGAATGCCGCTGGCTCGATGACGCCGAGACGCTGACCTACCTGCACTCGACCATCTCGACCAAGCGCCACCGCGTCCGCGTCCCAGAAACCCCGATGTATCTCGACGCCCTGCTGGCCGACCAGCCTCTGGCTGGCGGGCTGGAACCGCGCCTGGGCGACACGCACCTGCGCATCCTCACCATTGTCGGCTTTCCGGCGACGACCACGCCCGGCATCCTCGATGAGCTTAACCGCCTGGCCTTCCCGTACAGGTGGAGCACACGCGCCATCCTGCTCGACAAGACCGACGCCACGCGGCTGGTGACGAAGATCCGCCGCCAGTGGTTCGCCAAGCGCAAGTCCATCGCGGCGATCGTCAAGGAGGTCTTGACCAACGAGGCGTCCGTCCTGGTCGACACCGACGCGGCTAACAAGGCGGCCGACGCGGACTTCGCCCTCCAGGAGCTTGGCGCCGACTATGCCGCCGAAGCCTTTGCGACTGCGACGATCACAGTCTGGGACGCGGACGCGCGCATCGCCGACGAGAAGGTGAGGCTGGCCGAGAAGGTCATCCAGGGCCGCGACTTCACCGGCATGATCGAGACGATCAACGCCGTCGACGCCTGGCTCGGCACGCTGCCCGGCCATCTCTACGCCAATGTGCGCCAGCCGCCAATCAGCACGCTCAATCTCGCCCACATGATCCCGCTCTCGGCGGTGTGGGCGGGGCCGGAACGGGACGAGCACTTCCAAGCGCCCCCGCTGCTCTATGGCAGAACGGAAGGCTCGACCCCGTTCCGGTTGTCTCTCCATGTCGGCGACGTCGGCCACACCCTCGTCGTCGGCCCGACCGGTGCCGGCAAGTCGGTGCTGTTGGCGCTGATGGCGCTCCAGTTCCGGCGCTATGAGTGCGCGCAGGTCTTTGCCTTCGACTTCGGCGGCTCGATCCGCGCCGCCTCGCTCGCCATGGGCGGCGACTGGCACGATCTCGGCGGCGAACTCACCCAGAGCACCGAGGCCTCCGTCTCGCTTCAGCCGCTCGCCGGGATCACGCATACGCCGGAGCGCGCCTGGGCGGCCGATTGGATCGTCGCGATCCTGACCCGCGAGGGCGTCACAGTTACGCCGGAGGTCAAGGAGCATATCTGGACCGCGCTCACCTCGCTCGCCTCAGCGCCGGTGGGGGAGCGGACCATCACCGGGCTGACGGTGCTCCTCCAGTCCAATGATCTCAAGCGCGCGCTTCAACCCTATTGCTTCGGTGGACCCTATGGCCGGCTGCTCGACGCCGAGGCTGAAAGCCTCGGCCAAACCACGGTGCTGGCCTTCGAGACCGAAGGCCTGCTCGGCACCGGGGCGGCGCCGGCGGCTCTCTCCTACCTCTTCCACAGGATCGCCGGCCGGCTGGACGGAAGGCCGACTCTCGTCATCGTGGACGAGGGCTGGCTGGCGCTCAGCGATCCGGGGTTTTCCAAACAGCTCGCCGAATGGCTGGTCACGCTGCGCAAGAAGAACGCCAGCGTCGTCTTCGCCACCCAGTCGTTGGCCCAACTCGAGAAGAGCACGATCGCGGCCGAGATCATCGATTCCTGCCACACCCGTATCCTGCTGCCGAATGACCGCGCGATCGAGCCGCAGATCACCGCGATCTATCACCGCTTCGGGTTGAACGACAGGCAGATCGAGATCATCGCACGGGCCATGCCGAAGCGGGACTATTATGCCCAGTCCCGCCGTGGCAACCGTCTGTTCGAACTCGGCCTCGGCAAAGTGGCGCTGGCGCTGTGCGCCGCCTCCGCCAAGTCCGACCATGCCCGGATCGAAGCGGTGCTCGCCGAACATGGGCGCGAGGGTTTCCTCGCCGCCTGGCTGCGCGCCAACGACCTCGATTGGGCAGCCGACCTCATCCCCGACCTCACCAACCTCGACGCGCTGACGCCGGCGCTCGAACACCTCATAGAGGAGATTTTCGTATGACCCCTCGTCGCTCGTTCCTTCGCGCCGCCCTGCTCGCTGCCACCATTCTGTCGGTACCGGTGGCGCTCTTTCCCGTCGCCATTACTCCTGCCTATGCGCTGTTCGGCTTGGGACGCATCGTCTTCGATCCGTCCAACTATGCCGAGAACGTTCTGCAGGCGGCGCGGGCACTCGAGCAGATCAACAATCAGATCCAGAGCCTCCAGAACGAGGCCCAGATGCTGATCAACCAGGCGCGCAATCTCGCAAGCCTGCCCTATTCCTCGCTGCAACGAATCCAGCAGTCGGTCGAGCGGACCCAACAGCTCCTCGGGGAGGCGCAGCGGATCGCCTTCGACGTGCAGGAGATCGACCGGATCTTCTCCGACCAATACTCCAACATGGACCTCACCGTCTCTGACCAAAAGCTTGTCGAGCTGGCGCGAGAGCGATGGGGTAACACCGTCGGCGCCTTGAAGGACGCCATGCGCGTCCAGGCGGGCGTGGTCGGCAACATCGAGACACAGCGTGTAGAGCTCTCCAATCTGGTTGGCGAAAGTCAGGGCGCGACCGGCGCACTCCAGGCGACCCAGGCCGGCAACCAGATCCTTGCCCTCCAGGCACAGCAACTCACGGACCTGACGGCACTGCTCGCCGCCAATGGTCGGGCCGACGCTTTGTCGTCCGCCGAGCAGGCCGCAGCGGCCGAACAGGGCCGCGAGCAGCGCCGCCGCTTTCTCGAACCGGGTGCCGGCTACCGGCCCGGAAACGCCCAGATGTTCCGGGGCGGAAACTGAGCTCAAACGGAGGGGGCGATCATGGACGGCAAAATGCTTGCGCGCCTCGCGGCCGTCGTCGCCATCGCCGTGGCCGTCACGGCCGCGGCGACCCATCTCGCGCGCGACGGGAAACCGACCGGACCGCAATCATCTCCACCCACCGCCATCGATACTCCGCGCCCCGATCCCCTGCGAGAGACGCTCGGGCGTTGTCGGGAGATGGGCGAGGCCGCAACGCGCAACCCCGAATGCCTCGCCGCATGGGACGAGAACCGCCGCCACTTCCTTTCGCCGACACCAGGGAACTAGTCCATGGAAGGCGCGGGCGTCATCGATCGTTTCCTCGAGGTTTTCACCTCCTACATCGACAGCGGTTTCGGCCTGCTCGGCGGTGAAGTCGCTTTCATTGCTTCGACGCTTATCGTCATCGATATCACACTCGCCGCCTTGTTCTGGGCTTGGGGCGCCGACGAGGACATTGTTGCGCGCTTGGTCAAGAAGACGATCTTCGTCGGCATTTTTGCCTATCTGATCGGCAACTGGAACAGCCTGGCCAGCATCGTCTTCGACAGCTTCGCCGGTCTTGGCCTAATGGCATCGGGCACCGGTTTCTCGGTTGCGGATCTGATGCGTCCCGGCCGTGTCGCCCAGACCGGATTGGATGCCGGCCGGCCGCTGCTCGAATCCATTTCCGATCTGATGGGCTATTGGAGCTTCTTCGAAAACTTCA
The Mesorhizobium australicum genome window above contains:
- a CDS encoding tyrosine-protein phosphatase, whose protein sequence is MIDLHSHILPGIDDGSASLAESISMARLAVNDGIQVMACTPHIVPGLYDNGHDKITTAVKLLSEALKHENIALNLIVGADVHAAPDLVTKISEKQIPTLNNSRYFLFEPPHHVVPPRLEELVVRLIAAGFCPILTHPERLSWIHSHFDVIARINARGCLMQVTAASLTGNFGKSARYFAERMLDEGRVDILATDSHNTKSRPPILSKARQLVEQRLGADEARRMVFDRPAMIVMDRPLTAVGADKEISNNDREAASGISGLVGRLLRRREA
- the nusG gene encoding transcription termination/antitermination protein NusG — protein: MSHQPGREDIAEANLLRQGFKPFVARQLFTVRHARRLTVRRGSFFPGYMFVRLDLTRDRWRSVNGTMGVRSIVMIGERPAPCPAGLVEQLIDMTNADGILDFSSKLRVGDAVRVVSGPFANLIGRLDRLDGPGRARVLLSIMNGEVAATIAAKDLAAA
- a CDS encoding helix-turn-helix transcriptional regulator codes for the protein MKPFQRYWGKAVQDQERFTDKIYEAALIPELWPSVLDELAKLAGGIGTILFASTGNSTRWISSESTHQVMEKFVADGWMDRNTRAARLLNYDFQGFVTDLDVYTREELEQDPVYREALRPVGLGWGAATAIPAPSGELLVFSIERKFSDGPVERHRLAALDAARPHLARAALLSSRLVFERAKLIVETLNMLGLPAAVIDSSRRVIAHNDMFLTMAPQIQISARNVVSVTDLKARSLFEEAVKTFSLRTSSGCSLPLSAIDSSPPAVLHVLPLRGDARDVFSGATGLLLINPIDTRAVPSVKLLQGLFDLSPGEARVAKAILAGGGVKSAAGQLGISDQTVRTHLKAIFAKTGQNSQASLLALLSGSAKYEPTPGKIRDTK
- a CDS encoding conjugal transfer protein TraG, whose amino-acid sequence is MSGTKILWGQIIVVGLIVLSAIWAATQWTAWRLGFQAQLGTPWFDLAGWPVYHPPAFFLWWFSYDAYARSIFHEGAVVAASGGFVSIAVAILMSVLRARETDDVETYGSARWATPLEIRQVGLLGPDGVVLGRYGPDYLRHNGPEHVLCFAPTRSGKGVGLVIPSLLTWPGSAIVHDIKGENWQLTAGLRARHGRVLLFDPTNAGSSAYNPLFEVRRGEWEVRDVQNIADILVDPEGSLERRNHWEKTSHALLVGVILHVLYAERDKTLAGVANFLSDPARSIEATLAAMMKTKHLGEAGPHPVVASAARELINKSDNERSGVLSTAMSFLGLYRDPVVAKVTSRCDWRIADIVGGERPATLYLVVPPSDINRTKPLVRLLLNQIGRRLTEDLDAKTERHRLLLMLDEFPALGRLDFFESALAFMAGYGLKSFLIAQSLNQIEKAYGPNNSILDNCHVRVSFATNDERTAKRISDALGTATEMRAMKNYAGHRLAPWLGHLMISRQETARPLLTPGEVMQLPPSDEIVMAAGIPPIRARKARYYEDARLTERILTPPTIQPGHSVEADDWSVLAPPPRPDLVAGDLPSTLAADNEDLTESEWRRQPELSSKIAAQSPPVGEDEFDPERDANDEAAVFARTLNRAMQKVARQADLDPSDGML
- a CDS encoding ribbon-helix-helix protein, CopG family encodes the protein MSRIGKKQRLSIYLDPPVMKALVEHAARRNLSRSLVAEAAIASFLSPDAAEREEAAMTRRLDQIDRRLNRLERDLGISVETLAVFVRFWLTTTPQLPEPAQAAARAQFGKRYDAFVAALGRRLAQGPKLRSEIPEDVFSTSD
- the trbB gene encoding P-type conjugative transfer ATPase TrbB, which produces MLRTALGPAVVRFLDDPAIVEVMLNPDGRLWIDRLAEGLADTGERLAPADGERIIRLVAHHVGAEVHAGAPRVSAELPATGERFEGLLPPVVAAPAFAIRKPAVAVFTLADYVAAGIMSAAQADVLRQAVAERQNILVAGGTSTGKTTLTNALLAEVARTGDRVVLIEDTRELQCPAPNLVALRTKDGIVSLSDLVRSSLRLRPDRIPIGEVRGAEALDLLKAWSTGHPGGIGTIHAGTAIGALRRLEQLIQEAVVTVPRALIAETIDVIAVLTGRGSARRLSELALVTGIGPTGDYDLFRAIPTPEPTGASQ
- a CDS encoding TrbC/VirB2 family protein, whose amino-acid sequence is MTSMTLRARARFAATVLATSFSLAMTQTVYAAGSSMPWEEPLQQILESIEGPVAKIIAVIIIIVTGLTLAFGDTSGGFRRLVQIVFGLSIAFAASSFFLSFFSFGGGAMI
- a CDS encoding VirB3 family type IV secretion system protein, which gives rise to MEDVPGFTAPVHRALTEPILLGGAPRSVAILNGTLAAALGLGLRLWLVGVLLWAIGHLAAVWAARRDPLFVEVVRRHLRIPAHLGL